Within the Trachemys scripta elegans isolate TJP31775 chromosome 4, CAS_Tse_1.0, whole genome shotgun sequence genome, the region ATTCtgtgtcacttgaagtctttaaaccccgatttgaagacatcagtaactcagccagaggttaggggacaattacagaagtgggtgggcgAGGTCCTGTGGCCTGCGATttgcagatcagactagatcaggatggtcccttctgccttaaaGTCTGTAAGTTTGTTCCAAGGGCTGATACCTGCACTGTTAAAAACTGGTTCCTTATTTCTAATTGGAATGTGTCTGGTTTTAACTCGCAGCccttggttcttgttctgcctttctccactagattaacgAGCCCGTAAGCATCTGGCATTTTCTCCCCCGGAGGTACTTTTACACCAGGATCAAGTCACCGCTCAGTCTTCTTTTgatcatagcatatcagggttggaagggacctcaggaggtcatctcgtctaaccccctgctcaaagcaggaccaatccccaactaagtcattccagccagggctttgtcaagcctgaccttaaaatcctctaaggaaggagattccaccacctccctaggtaacccattccagtgcttcaccaccctcctagtgaaaaagtttttcctaatatccaacctaaaccttccccactgcaacttgagaccattactccttgttctgtcatctgctaccactgagaacagtctagatccatcctctttggaacccctcttcaggtagttgaaagcagctatcaaatcccctctcattcttctcttctgcagacgaaacaagcccagttcctccagcctctcctcataaatcatgtgctccagccccctaatcattttcgttgccctccgctggtctctttccaatttttccacatccttcttgtagtgtggggcccaaaactggacacagtacgcCAGAtgagcctcaccaatgccaaatagaggggaatgatcacgtccctcgatctcctggcaatgcccttacttatacagcccaaaatgccgttagccttcttggcaacaagggcacactgtcgactcatatccagcttctcgtccaccataacccctaggtccttttctgcagaactgctgcctagccattcggtccctagtctgtagcagtgcatgggattcttccgtcctaagtgcaggactctgcacttgtccttgttgaacctcattagatttcttttggcccaatcctctaatttgtccagaTCCCTCTGtctcctatccctaccctccagcgtatctaccactcctcccagtttagtgtcatctgcaaacttgctgctgGTGCAGTCCAAGCTAAACAGATCACGCTCCTTATGCCtctcactttctccaccccaccAATCATTTTTGGGCTCTTTAAAGGCTGCTACAGGGAAGTGCTGGACTCTCATTAAGGCTGCTGTATAAATGCACTTCAAGTAGAAGTTTATTCCGGTGATTTTATGAAGAGCCCCCGCAATATTCTCTCTATAAACCCTCCACCAGTTACTGCAGGGAAGCAGATTGCACCCGTGGGAAAGCAGTCTGTTGGAACAGAGGAAACACGCACCCAGAGCTGAGCTCTGGGGTCAGGGAGCTGCGTAACAGCAACACTGCAGGGGCACGGttcacccagcactgaaatgcagccagctctggtgtGGCAGATGTTACAGCCGCTCAGCAACACTTCAATGGCATTCGAGGATTCCAGGGTAATCAGTGTCTCCCGGCCAGTTTCCAAGCCAAattcatcctcttcttcctccttcaaTCCCAGCTTGTCATTTCAAGCCTGGAGGTAGCTGGGTGAGCTGTGCAGCGTTGCTGTTAGCCAGCACGTCCCACCCCAGAGCGGTCACATTTCAGTGAGGGGTGCGCGATCCCTGCATTTGCAGCCGGTGGAGAGCTTGGAGCTTTCCCTGGGAGAGAGGGAAGCAGGGAGCTGGCTCGCTGAGAGTGCCGGTTTCCCAGCCTCTGGTTACATAACCCGATGCGCCCGTCACCTGCCTTTGGGAATACAATGTCCTGCTTCAGAGAAACCAGACACCTGAATGCAGCCAAGGAATGTTCAATGGGGTGTGTATACGCCGGCCTCTAACAGGGCCGTATTGTCTTTGGGCTTAATGCTGCTTCGCTGCTCTCTGAGTCAACGCAAGCCGAGCAGAAACACATCAGGGACCTCAACAGCCTTTGCAAATGGGGCAATGTTTCCTCCAGGGGAAAGGCCttgtgtcccattccccacccccaaaagccaACCAGTCCCCCCAAGCTTGGGGCCACATCAGAGCTGGTGCCCCCTAGTGGGGGAAGGCTCCGTGTCCCATTCCCCAGCCAGTCCCCCGCCCTCGGGCGGGATCagagccagccccgccccgcagAGGGGAGAGGCCCCaggtcccattccctgcccagtACCTGTGATGGGAGGCTTCTTGTACTGGGCGCTCTTCAGATGCTCCTCCACCAGCTTGGGCGTGACACAGatgacgtgctgccccttccaaTACTTCACCATGTTGAGGGACTGCAGTGTGCTGATGATGTCGTTCTGAGTGATGCTGGTCATCTGGCTGCACCAGAAAGGGGGATAGAGGCATTGGCAGCACCCACGGCCTGCACCAGGGTGGGGCTGAGTGCTAAGCAGAGAGGGCTGGTTCAAGGCTTGGATGGGAGACCACAGCTGTGGGTGTGGGGTTCAGTCAGGGGTCTGAGCCCCTCGCAGGCAGAGCTGTCCCCAGTGCAGCTCTAGGGGGCGCTGCAGAgagtggggcaggggctcagcaggggcgctctcccctcacaGCCAGTGCTGGCCCCAGTGCGGCACTAAAGGGCTCAACGGGGGGTGCTCGCCAATCCAGGTCCCTGGTGCagtctgccccccagccccgctccctcgCTCACCTGAGGTCTTTAATGGACAGGGTCCCTCGGAAGTCCCGCAGGAtctccagcagcacccaggaccaGTAGCTCCGGTAACTCAGCTTGCCCAGGTCCGAGAGGGGCTTCTCTGGGGAGCCCACCGTGCTTTCCAGCTTAGACAGCTCATAGCCTACGGGCatgaagaagggggtggggagagatcaGAGCCCCCAGCCTGGGCGTGCAGGGACCCTATGCCATTCCCCTCCGGGAACTGTGTGTGCAATGAGGTTGGGAGGAGAGGGGCGTCTCAGGACAGAAATCATCCCCACCCTGTGCTGCTAGGATCTCCTATAGGGGGCAGTAGGGAGTTCACTCCCTGGCTGCCCAAGAGGGAAGCCGGTTACACCCATCTGAGAATGTACCAACTCCTTGCACACATGGCAGATAGCACAACAAAGGCAGACACCAAGGCTACTCACTGAAAGCGATGAGAAACTTCCCATAGCCCCGTCTTTGGTAGGGGGGCAGGGTGAGGATACAGGCCACGTTGTTCCCATCTGGAGACTCCTTCTCCTGAGCACAAAGAATGCACAGACACTGGATTACCGCagagccccagggagtgggggaggacaggGCAGCGTAccgagggggggagagaggctgggCACAGACTGGCACAGGAAGGGGAAACCAGCGTTCCACATCTGGGCTCAGAAATGACTCACATCTGTCCAAAATCGCTGCAGAATGGGGGAGGACTAGTGCAAACTGACAAAAGGTTGTTCCGATTCCCAGTCCATTGTTCTAAGCACTTGACTCCCATCCCAGAACTGGGGTTAGAACCCagaagccctggctcccagccctcctgctctaacccactagactccacttccctgccagagctggggaaagaaaccagaaagaacccagctcccagccctgagaTTGCCGACCTCTCAGCGTGGGTTCCAGGCCATTACCTTGGAGAAGTAGCCGACAATGTGAGCGCCCTGCCTGTCGACCTCGGTGAGGATGTAGAAAACAAAGGGCTCAACATCAAAGTAGAGGGTCTTGTGGTCTAGGAAGAGCTTGGCCAGGAGACACAGGTTCTGGCAGTAAATCTGAGCAGGGGTGAGAAAAGCAGCCATCAGATAGCGCAGGACTCGCCCAGCTTGGGGCACCACAAACAGGCAGCGAGCCACAGGGAAGGAGTGGGAGCCCGGAACGGGGGAGCCCTGGGGAGCAGACCACTGGGGACAATCCTGTCCTGGGTAGGGACAGGTTAGGTGGGCCTGATGGAGCGACTCCATCTCTGCTGGGGAACAGAATGTCAGGGGTGCTCCTGCCCCAGGTGGGGACAGGCTAGACAGGTCTAGATGGGGAGTTCTGATCTACAGCCCTGCAGCCTTTGTTTGGACAGAGACATGCCGGGCTCCTCAGAGGAGGACAAAGGCACCGTGGTAGCAGGGAATTCCCCAGTGGCCACACATGGGATGGCCAGAAGCACCGCCTCACCTTGTGATCTTTACCATCCACTTCATAGACAGAGATGTTGTTCTTCCTGTAGATCTCCTTCCCTGGGGGCTGTCTCCACTGGCACTGGCCCTGAGACAGAGAAACTCTCAGACGCTGGCCAAGCCAACACAGtactgccagtgcccctcaatcctgacacgctgccccctgctagcccagccctagGGTTAGTTCCCCCACCCAAAGCTCTGCCAgggcccctcaatcccaacccccCACCtactctcccagccctgggcctccgctgcccccgcccccaacagaTATGCCATTGCCCCTCAactccaacccactgccctgggctccccacctccAACAATACTGGGTCTTGGTCCTTACTTACTAGGTGGAACCTGTAGCTCTTCTCGAACTTCATGTACTTCAGGCAGTACTCGCAGATCCACAGTTTGGGCTGCTTCCCATAATCCTCCGGGAAGGGTGAGAAATACCAGGCGTCGATCTCATAGTGGCCGATGTGGATCTTATCTACGTATTTCACCTTGGTGATCTGGGAGTGCGGACAGGGAGGGAGGACACTCTAGGTTAGCGATCAGAGCAAGGAGACAGAGTCCCAATCATTTAGATGCCAAACCACGCCAATGCCCCAGGGGCACTCACCGCCTCATGCTCCTTCTCCAGGGCAGCTGTGGTGGGATCCATCTCTGCGTAGGTCTGTGGGAAAACAGCAGAGCATCAGGCAACTTCCAGTGCTGTAACACAGACTTTAGTTGAGTCCTCACTGAACcttccaccccagcccctgcagcacagcgccccctagcaccgcaCAGGGTATaggggccagccctgactgcaaGAGCACTCCTTACTGAGCCCCCCAACTCCGATCCCTGGCACACAGCATCCCCGGATGTATTTACCTTCTGAACGTGGTTGATCTCGTCATGTTTGCGCTTCTGGTTGCGGGTGATCTTACGCTCGGGTTGCTCTGACAGCTCGTTCATGTACTGGTCCGTGTTTTTCTGCACCGCATCTTTGACTGTCTTGGTGAGGGCCAGCCGGTTCTTATCTACCCACTCATCCAGGCGCCTGTTGACTGTGGTTAGGATGGGACAGGATGGAACCTTGAACAAGTCTATCCAGCCTCACTCTGTAGAGTGACTTTCTCACTATGTCCTCAAACACTCAACATCTGGTCACTGGAACCAAGAAGTCCTGATCCCCAGGTGTTTTAGCCCTCTAGAAACCACACCCCTCCCAAAGCCAGGCaaggtagacatacccttagttatcAGGTGCTACAGAAGGGCAAAGTCCTCTTTGCCTCAAGGAAATCCTGTAATGAGGAGTTCTGCAGGCTAATTCTCCACCAGCTTGGGGGGGTATGTGCGAGAAACTCATTTTAAAGGTGAAAATGAGGCAGTTACTGAACATAAACTATGGTGGGAAAGGAATGAACACCACCACAATCCTAGGCACTACGCCTAATAAATACCACCTACATGAATCCCTCTccccaggaacagaacccagggctGCACTCACATCCGGCATAGTGTACGTAGTATTCCTCCCGAGCCTCCTGCTCGTTGAGTCGGGACTGGATTACCTCAGCCGAGTCTGCAAGGCAATCACCAGGTTAGTGCCAGCCTAGATGCTTGTGGGGAGCAGGAACAGGTTAGGTGCAATGCCCTGGAAAACGATAACCCCGTTCCGCAAAAGGATAACCAAACACTTTGCTAAGGGCATGTCCTCCGGGGGGGGNNNNNNNNNNNNNNNNNNNNNNNNNNNNNNNNNNNNNNNNNNNNNNNNNNNNNNNNNNNNNNNNNNNNNNNNNNNNNNNNNNNNNNNNNNNNNNNNNNNNNNNNNNNNNNNNNNNNNNNNNNNNNNNNNNNNNNNNNNNNNNNNNNNNNNNNNNNNNNNNNNNNNNNNNNNNNNNNNNNNNNNNNNNNNNNNNNNNNNNNNNNNNNNNNNNNNNNNNNNNNNNNNNNNNNNNNNNNNNNNNNNNNNNNNNNNNNNNNNNNNNNNNNNNNNNNNNNNNNNNNNNNNNNNNNNNNNNNNNNNNNNNNNNNNNNNNNNNNNNNNNNNNNNNNNNNNNNNNNNNNNNNNNNNNNNNNNNNNNNNNNNNNNNNNNNNNNNNNNNNNNNNNNNNNNNNNNNNNNNNNNNNNNNNNNNNNNNNNNNNNNNNNNNNNNNNNNNNNNNNNNNNNNNNNNNNNNNNNNNNNNNNNNNNNNNNNNNNNNNNNNNNNNNNNNNNNNNNNNNNNNNNNNNNNNNNNNNNNNNNNNNNNNNNNNNNNNNNNNNNNNNNNNNNNNNNNNNNNNNNNNNNNNNNNNNNNNNNNNNNNNNNNNNNNNNNNNNNNNNNNNNNNNNNNNNNNNNNNNNNNNNNNNNNNNNNNNNNNNNNNNNNNNNNNNNNNNNNNNNNNNNNNNNNNNNNNNNNNNNNNNNNNNNNNNNNNNNNNNNNNNNNNNNNNNNNNNNNNNNNNNNNNNNNNNNNNNNNNNNNNNNNNNNNNNNNNNNNNNNNNNNNNNNNNNNNNNNNNNNNNNNNNNNNNNNNNNNNNNNNNNNNNNNNNNNNNNNNNNNNNNNNNNNNNNNNNNNNNNNNNNNNNNNNNNNNNNNNNNNNNNNNNNNNNNNNNNNNNNNNNNNNNNNNNNNNNNNNNNNNNNNNNNNNNNNNNNNNNNNNNNNNNNNNNNNNNNNNNNNNNNNNNNNNNNNNNNNNNNNNNNNNNNNNNNNNNNNNNNNNNNNNNNNNNNNNNNNNNNNNNNNNNNNNNNNNNNNNNNNNNNNNNNNNNNNNNNNNNNNNNNNNNNNNNNNNNNNNNNNNNNNNNNNNNNNNNNNNNNNNNNNNNNNNNNNNNNNNNNNNNNNNNNNNNNNNNNNNNNNNNNNNNNNNNNNNNNNNNNNNNNNNNNNNNNNNNNNNNNNNNNNNNNNNNNNNNNNNNNNNNNNNNNNNNNNNNNNNNNNNNNNNNNNNNNNNNNNNNNNNNNNNNNNNNNNNNNNNNNNNNNNNNNNNNNNNNNNNNNNNNNNNNNNNNNNNNNNNNNNNNNNNNNNNNNNNNNNNNNNNNNNNNNNNNNNNNNNNNNNNNNNNNNNNNNNNNNNNNNNNNNNNNNNNNNNNNNNNNNNNNNNNNNNNNNNNNNNNNNNNNNNNNNNNNNNNNNNNNNNNNNNNNNNNNNNNNNNNNNNNNNNNNNNNNNNNNNNNNNNNNNNNNNNNNNNNNNNNNNNNNNNNNNNNNNNNNNNNNNNNNNNNNNNNNNNNNNNNNNNNNNNNNNNNNNNNNNNNNNNNNNNNNNNNNNNNNNNNNNNNNNNNNNNNNNNNNNNNNNNNNNNNNNNNNNNNNNNNNNNNNNNNNNNNNNNNNNNNNNNNNNNNNNNNNNNNNNNNNNNNNNNNNNNNNNNNNNNNNNNNNNNNNNNNNNNNNNNNNNNNNNNNNNNNNNNNNNNNNNNNNNNNNNNNNNNNNNNNNNNNNNNNNNNNNNNNNNNNNNNNNNNNNNNNNNNNNNNNNNNNNNNNNNNNNNNNNNNNNNNNNNNNNNNNNNNNNNNNNNNNNNNNNNNNNNNNNNNNNNNNNNNNNNNNNNNNNNNNNNNNNNNNNNNNNNNNNNNNNNNNNNNNNNNNNNNNNNNNNNNNNNNNNNNNNNNNNNNNNNNNNNNNNNNNNNNNNNNNNNNNNNNNNNNNNNNNNNNNNNNNNNNNNNNNNNNNNNNNNNNNNNNNNNNNNNNNNNNNNNNNNNNNNNNNNNNNNNNNNNNNNNNNNNNNNNNNNNNNNNNNNNNNNNNNNNNNNNNNNNNNNNNNNNNNNNNNNNNNNNNNNNNNNNNNNNNNNNNNNNNNNNNNNNNNNNNNNNNNNNNNNNNNNNNNNNNNNNNNNNNNNNNNNNNNNNNNNNNNNNNNNNNNNNNNNNNNNNNNNNNNNNNNNNNNNNNNNNNNNNNNNNNNNNNNNNNNNNNNNNNNNNNNNNNNNNNNNNNNNNNNNNNNNNNNNNNNNNNNNNNNNNNNNNNNNNNNNNNNNNNNNNNNNNNNNNNNNNNNNNNNNNNNNNNNNNNNNNNNNNNNNNNNNNNNNNNNNNNNNNNNNNNNNNNNNNNNNNNNNNNNNNNNNNNNNNNNNNNNNNNNNNNNNNNNNNNNNNNNNNNNNNNNNNNNNNNNNNNNNNNNNNNNNNNNNNNNNNNNNNNNNNNNNNNNNNNNNNNNNNNNNNNNNNNNNNNNNNNNNNNNNNNNNNNNNNNNNNNNNNNNNNNNNNNNNNNNNNNNNNNNNNNNNNNNNNNNNNNNNNNNNNNNNNNNNNNNNNNNNNNNNNNNNNNNNNNNNNNNNNNNNNNNNNNNNNNNNNNNNNNNNNNNNNNNNNNNNNNNNNNNNNNNNNNNNNNNNNNNNNNNNNNNNNNNNNNNNNNNNNNNNNNNNNNNNNNNNNNNNNNNNNNNNNNNNNNNNNNNNNNNNNNNNNNNNNNNNNNNNNNNNNNNNNNNNNNNNNNNNNNNNNNNNNNNNNNNNNNNNNNNNNNNNNNNNNNNNNNNNNNNNNNNNNNNNNNNNNNNNNNNNNNNNNNNNNNNNNNNNNNNNNNNNNNNNNNNNNNNNNNNNNNNNNNNNNNNNNNNNNNNNNNNNNNNNNNNNNNNNNNNNNNNNNNNNNNNNNNNNNNNNNNNNNNNNNNNNNNNNNNNNNNNNNNNNNNNNNNNNNNNNNNNNNNNNNNNNNNNNNNNNNNNNNNNNNNNNNNNNNNNNNNNNNNNNNNNNNNNNNNNNNNNNNNNNNNNNNNNNNNNNNNNNNNNNNNNNNNNNNNNNNNNNNNNNNNNNNNNNNNNNNNNNNNNNNNNNNNNNNNNNNNNNNNNNNNNNNNNNNNNNNNNNNNNNNNNNNNNNNNNNNNNNNNNNNNNNNNNNNNNNNNNNNNNNNNNNNNNNNNNNNNNNNNNNNNNNNNNNNNNNNNNNNNNNNNNNNNNNNNNNNNNNNNNNNNNNNNNNNNNNNNNNNNNNNNNNNNNNNNNNNNNNNNNNNNNNNNNNNNNNNNNNNNNNNNNNNNNNNNNNNNNNNNNNNNNNNNNNNNNNNNNNNNNNNNNNNNNNNNNNNNNNNNNNNNNNNNNNNNNNNNNNNNNNNNNNNNNNNNNNNNNNNNNNNNNNNNNNNNNNNNNNNNNNNNNNNNNNNNNNNNNNNNNNNNNNNNNNNNNNNNNNNNNNNNNNNNNNNNNNNNNNNNNNNNNNNNNNNNNNNNNNNNNNNNNNNNNNNNNNNNNNNNNNNNNNNNNNNNNNNNNNNNNNNNNNNNNNNNNNNNNNNNNNNNNNNNNNNNNNNNNNNNNNNNNNNNNNNNNNNNNNNNNNNNNNNNNNNNNNNNNNNNNNNNNNNNNNNNNNNNNNNNNNNNNNNNNNNNNNNNNNNNNNNNNNNNNNNNNNNNNNNNNNNNNNNNNNNNNNNNNNNNNNNNNNNNNNNNNNNNNNNNNNNNNNNNNNNNNNNNNNNNNNNNNNNNNNNNNNNNNNNNNNNNNNNNNNNNNNNNNNNNNNNNNNNNNNNNNNNNNNNNNNNNNNNNNNNNNNNNNNNNNNNNNNNNNNNNNNNNNNNNNNNNNNNNNNNNNNNNNNNNNNNNNNNNNNNNNNNNNNNNNNNNNNNNNNNNNNNNNNNNNNNNNNNNNNNNNNNNNNNNNNNNNNNNNNNNNNNNNNNNNNNNNNNNNNNNNNNNNNNNNNNNNNNNNNNNNNNNNNNNNNNNNNNNNNNNNNNNNNNNNNNNNNNNNNNNNNNNNNNNNNNNNNNNNNNNNNNNNNNNNNNNNNNNNNNNNNNNNNNNNNNNNNNNNNNNNNNNNNNNNNNNNNNNNNNNNNNNNNNNNNNNNNNNNNNNNNNNNNNNNNNNNNNNNNNNNNNNNNNNNNNNNNNNNNNNNNNNNNNNNNNNNNNNNNNNNNNNNNNNNNNNNNNNNNNNNNNNNNNNNNNNNNNNNNNNNNNNNNNNNNNNNNNNNNNNNNNNNNNNNNNNNNNNNNNNNNNNNNNNNNNNNNNNNNNNNNNNNNNNNNNNNNNNNNNNNNNNNNNNNNNNNNNNNNNNNNNNNNNNNNNNNNNNNNNNNNNNNNNNNNNNNNNNNNNNNNNNNNNNNNNNNNNNNNNNNNNNNNNNNNNNNNNNNNNNNNNNNNNNNNNNNNNNNNNNNNNNNNNNNNNNNNNNNNNNNNNNNNNNNNNNNNNNNNNNNNNNNNNNNNNNNNNNNNNNNNNNNNNNNNNNNNNNNNNNNNNNNNNNNNNNNNNNNNNNNNNNNNNNNNNNNNNNNNNNNNNNNNNNNNNNNNNNNNNNNNNNNNNNNNNNNNNNNNNNNNNNNNNNNNNNNNNNNNNNNNNNNNNNNNNNNNNNNNNNNNNNNNNNNNNNNNNNNNNNNNNNNNNNNNNNNNNNNNNNNNNNNNNNNNNNNNNNNNNNNNNNNNNNNNNNNNNNNNNNNNNNNNNNNNNNNNNNNNNNNNNNNNNNNNNNNNNNNNNNNNNNNNNNNNNNNNNNNNNNNNNNNNNNNNNNNNNNNNNNNNNNNNNNNNNNNNNNNNNNNNNNNNNNNNNNNNNNNNNNNNNNNNNNNNNNNNNNNNNNNNNNNNNNNNNNNNNNNNNNNNNNNNNNNNNNNNNNNNNNNNNNNNNNNNNNNNNNNNNNNNNNNNNNNNNNNNNNNNNNNNNNNNNNNNNNNNNNNNNNNNNNNNNNN harbors:
- the KAT8 gene encoding histone acetyltransferase KAT8 isoform X1 is translated as MPDVSAALGSVPGERDSFNRRLDEWVDKNRLALTKTVKDAVQKNTDQYMNELSEQPERKITRNQKRKHDEINHVQKTYAEMDPTTAALEKEHEAITKVKYVDKIHIGHYEIDAWYFSPFPEDYGKQPKLWICEYCLKYMKFEKSYRFHLGQCQWRQPPGKEIYRKNNISVYEVDGKDHKIYCQNLCLLAKLFLDHKTLYFDVEPFVFYILTEVDRQGAHIVGYFSKEKESPDGNNVACILTLPPYQRRGYGKFLIAFSYELSKLESTVGSPEKPLSDLGKLSYRSYWSWVLLEILRDFRGTLSIKDLSQMTSITQNDIISTLQSLNMVKYWKGQHVICVTPKLVEEHLKSAQYKKPPITGKAPSSPPAANAGIAHPSLKCDRSGVGRAG
- the KAT8 gene encoding histone acetyltransferase KAT8 isoform X3, with the translated sequence MNELSEQPERKITRNQKRKHDEINHVQKTYAEMDPTTAALEKEHEAITKVKYVDKIHIGHYEIDAWYFSPFPEDYGKQPKLWICEYCLKYMKFEKSYRFHLGQCQWRQPPGKEIYRKNNISVYEVDGKDHKIYCQNLCLLAKLFLDHKTLYFDVEPFVFYILTEVDRQGAHIVGYFSKEKESPDGNNVACILTLPPYQRRGYGKFLIAFSYELSKLESTVGSPEKPLSDLGKLSYRSYWSWVLLEILRDFRGTLSIKDLSQMTSITQNDIISTLQSLNMVKYWKGQHVICVTPKLVEEHLKSAQYKKPPITGKAPSSPPAANAGIAHPSLKCDRSGVGRAG
- the KAT8 gene encoding histone acetyltransferase KAT8 isoform X2, translated to MPDVSAALGSVPGERDSFNRRLDEWVDKNRLALTKTVKDAVQKNTDQYMNELSEQPERKITRNQKRKHDEINHVQKTYAEMDPTTAALEKEHEAITKVKYVDKIHIGHYEIDAWYFSPFPEDYGKQPKLWICEYCLKYMKFEKSYRFHLGQCQWRQPPGKEIYRKNNISVYEVDGKDHKIYCQNLCLLAKLFLDHKTLYFDVEPFVFYILTEVDRQGAHIVGYFSKEKESPDGNNVACILTLPPYQRRGYGKFLIAFSYELSKLESTVGSPEKPLSDLGKLSYRSYWSWVLLEILRDFRGTLSIKDLSQMTSITQNDIISTLQSLNMVKYWKGQHVICVTPKLVEEHLKSAQYKKPPITVDSICLKWAPPKHKQAKISKK